The genome window TATAGAACGTGAGACAGAGAAGATCTCGTATATCTTTTGAGAATTTTGGAGAAAACCAGTCAAGTTGAATTGAAATTGGCCCGCCAAgagccaatcacgaatcgtgaatcaggaagagattcacgatcttGGTTCCGTTCGTGTTTGCTGCAGGAACGCACGCATCGATAGGAAATCGGAAAACCACGAACGACAAAACCCTTTCCTTAACTGTTCATAGTTACTGTAACTAACTACAGTAATTTAacgtcaatcgtgaatcaatcgtgaatcgtgaattacgaatcCTGCCTGCTGTACATCACGCATCGTGCATTCACCCAAGGTATTTGAGATTAAGTGACAGAACTTGGGAAGCCCTTGTCCGCCTTTCACCGCACGTTGGCAACTACAGTCAATTTCGACTAACTTACGCTAAAGCTTCGCCTGTCCACTCTCAAGTGGCGGTAAGAGTGCCCCACGCTGGCCTTTCGCAAACCACACCCGTGCctccagtcacgagtgatcATGGAATGTATTGAAAAAGAACGAAAAAGTCCATGTATGAGATGATTACACGCCAAAATCATCAATGGTGAACACCATGTACGTGATACGGAATCCACTCAACTACCCCAGACAGCCCTCAAGCTATTATACTTGTTCTCGCCAATCGCCTTTGTGGTGCCTCTTCCGCTCATCTTGATCTCTGAACCATCGACGCCTCTCCAGGTGTCGCCACtgttgagcgcatccaagATGGTCGTGTCGAGTGCAACACCATTCAGCATATCTCTCATCGTCTCCTTGTGCTCCTGCTCTTCCTTCATGCCCTCTCTCGGAGACTTCTGAAAGTTTGAGAGGAGCTGTGTGCTGAGCCGTTTCGATGACCGGTCCTTTTTCGGTGATGGTTGTGCACGCATTGCAGTCGGGCGTACGAGCTGGGGTGCGGGCAACGCACCTGGCTGCAACACTGGTTTCGGAAGTGGTCGCTTCTCCGGTTTCGAAGCATCCGCAGCCTTTGCAAAGACAACCTTTGGCGTGCTCGTGTTGAGAAATTCAACTGCTGCGTTGCTCTTCATCAGTTCGGGCTTTGCTCCACCCGAACCACCGCCAAACGTAGCAGCGATGGATGTAACTCCCCCCAACGTCGCAGAGGACGACATAGCTTTTTTGCTAAAGTCGAGCGCCGGTGCTCCACCCAAAGCCGATGTCCGCGGTGTGGGTTTGACCGTTGATGTGTTGGAGGACGAGACGCTGCGAGGAGCCGCGTCTGATGAACGTGCGGTCAGCTTGTCAGTgtgagcttcttcttcgtcgccGGCAATCTTTGACCACAGCTGTGCGACCGACGCAACAcgtccacctcgaccgccaCGAGCTGAGCGGGCGTCGTAAGCgccagcttcttctttggtGGACGTCGGAGCCGCAAGCATCTTTTCAACCCGCGTGGGGATTCCCACTTCGCGAGAGACATGTCGTTCCGTGTTGGCATTGGCAGCCGGAGCGGTAGTACAAGTAGGGACAGCTTTGGCCGCAGAAACCGCTGTTTGCACGTTGCTACCAGCCCCACTGAACGAGGGCAGACCGGGACGAGGCCAcgatggcatcgacgttTGGCGTTCACGTTTGGCCTGCGAGGGCGCTACCGCGCTGGAAGGGCTCGgcacaacagcagcggTTGCTGAAGCGGTTGATCCGAGGCCTGAGAGACGACGGCTGATCGGATGCTCCTTCAGCGCTCCTCCCAATTTCCTGGGAGGTCGAATGTCCGACCCGTCCACGAGCGCTCGCAGCTCAGCCGAGAGTTGAGGAACCGGCTCTTCGTCTGCTGTGGCTGAGGCAGCCGATACTTGGGACAAAGCGAGATCAGACATAGTGTGAGCTCGCGGCACGCTCTCCGTTGTCTTAGGACGCGAAGCCTTGCCCTCGTACAACGGATTGACCACTTGGGACGGCGACCGATGGGAGAAGGAGGATCGATCCACATCGCCATGTATGCCAGATGCCGCCGgtgcttcttctttctGCATCAGAGAGAGCACCGATGCGCTCGGCGTACCTGGCATGTTCATGTGCGAATCGTTCGGGCTTCCGGCATTGGAAAGCCACCCATCGACACGATTAACAGCTTGCTGTCTCAGCGCGATCCGGTCACGGTCGCTTGTCCTGCTGGGAGTAGCCGAGATAGGTGCTGTGGTCTTGGAGGGTACCGAAGGAGCGACAGAGCCCGGCGCGCCGCCAATGGCTGCCTTGATCCTTTCGACCGGACGGCTGGCAGCGCTGGCCGTGCTCCGCGTTTCTTTGATCCTCTGCAACTCAGTTCGGGCTTGGATAGTTGCGGCTTCCGCAGCTTGACGAGATTGACGTTCAGTCTCCTCCCGCCGCTTTTGCTGCAAAGcctcctctctctctctctgaACGCGGTCAGCCTCTTCCTTGCGTTCAGCTTCCTTCCTCTCGAGTCGCTGTTCttcttctctctctcgcaAGTCACGCTGCTTCCTGACCTGTTCAGCGATCCTCTCCTGCTCCAATCCCTGCTGCTGGGCGGCAAGAGCCCTTGCAGCCTCTTTTCGCGCtgcctcctcctctgccGCAGCCGTCTGCCTCGCCTGCTCAGCCTGCAACTGCCTCTGACGCTCTTccgctgctcgtgcttgctcCTCGGCGCTCCTTctctcggcttcttctcgagccaaagctgcGGCACGCAATGCACTGCTCTTGCGCGAGCGAGTAGAGTCATCAAACACAGCAGGTGCAGATGTAAGCGGGCTGGAAGAGCTCTCGGCTCGTGCGATGTTGGCCATTGTCACGGCAGCTGGCGGGGTGTTGCTGATCTTGGGCGTTGTGGACCGCACGAGATTTGTCTCCAACGCGTGCAGGCCAATTCCGTgggatgacgacgagcgccTCAACGAGGTAATGGAGCGTGCTGCTGTCAATTGGCTCTCGTTCATCTGTCTGACCTCCGCAGAAGGGTGTTCGTGTTGCAGGTGCTTTAGGATGGCTGCCGAGGCCTCGACCGAAGCGCTCATCTCGTGCGTGCGTGCAACAGGCTGGCTCGGAGTAGAATCTTCAGCGGAGGCACTCTCAAAGATCTCGCTAGCCTTGAGTCTGAAGGTACCTGTAGAAGAAGCGTGTGATGTCTCCCTGTGACGACTGATCGAAGAATCATGCATCGGGTCTGGCGCCGGAGTTGGAATGGCGTCTTCCGGTGCTTTTCCGGCACCAGATCCAAACGCATCTTCATCCGGTTGCATGCCCATCGCAATCATCTGCCTCTTGacctcctcttcgtcctcctctgcctcggCCATCGCCTCGAATTGCTCAATGTTGTTGCGCGAGACGCTGTTACCTTTGGTACGCTTTGCATCCGTGATACCAGTCTTTCCGAGGGTTGGAAGCTTGGACATGGTCTTGACGGTGCCAGCTTGTGACTCGCCGTCTTCTTCGATCGTTGCAAGGCCGGCAATTGGGGGTGCTCCGCCGCCTCCAGAGATCATCGGCATTGACGGCTGCGGTGGCGGGGCCGAGTACTGTTGCATGCTTGGActggcgacgatgatgcttTGTGGCTCTGGCATGTGTGGAAGCGTCTCGTGCGATGTGGTCTGATATGCTGCTTGCGAAGGAAACGATCCGCTACAGGGCTCTGCAACTGGCAGAGAGGTTCGAAGTTCGCTTGCAGTTGCAGTTGGAGGAAAAGGCATGAAGGGTTGCTGAGGAGAAGCAGCAATGGAAGCAGGATGGTCGTACTGTGCAAAAACAGCAGGCCCTGGAGAAGTCGACATGGCCCGCTGTGAAGCCGTCCAGGCCATCACTGGGTCCACGTGCTGTGCAAAGGACTGTGCTGACACTGCATTCTGCACCATGTCGGGGGCAGCACTGACGGAACGCTGGATGGAGTGGCCTGCGGCAGCGGTGGGCGGAATGAGTCTGCTAGCATTCCAGCTATTGGCCGTCGGGTCCCACTGCACGTGGCCATCGGGGCCCAGCATGAAGGGCTGAGCCTGCAAAGGGAGTTGAATCATACCTGGCGCAGCACTGGCAGGTCTCATCGGCCCGGCAAGGTGTGTCGGACCCGGCATGACGGGAGCGGGAGACCAGCCTCTATTAGCAGCCAGACGCTCCACTTCGAGCATACCAGCGTCCATTTGGGGATGACCATGTGCATTATGCCCATCATGATGATCGTAAAGGTGTTGTTGTGGATGCTGGTGATGTGCGTGCCCATGCACGCGACCTTGGGAATGGCCGATGGATGAGTTGGGACGTTGTGGAAGCGAATGAAGCGGAGGTCCCGTGTGAAGGTTGTCCAAAGTCAACTGAGCCGGGGGTTGTGCGCTCGCAGTGTGTGCAACGTAGATGGGGATCTCGACGGTAAGATCCTTAGCAAAGGAGCCAAGCAGAAGGCTGACGAAAGCAAACGTTCGCACTTCGAACAGACGCGTTTTGCGAATGGTTCGCAGGTCTCTGGGAACGTCGACAGCGACGGTGCAGACAGACTCTTTATCGGGGTGGAACTCGTATTCGCGACCCTTGAAGATTTGGTCGTGTACAATCTCGGTGATGCGTGGCTCGAGGGAAAGCTTGTCGGGACTATCGTGGAAGCCTTCTACGCTTCCGACCGGGAAGATGAGACGGCGAGCTAGCGCAACCTTGATGCCGCCGAGGTGTCGCTTTgtgttgttcttgatgCCGCAGCGGATGAGGAGCTGGCCACCTCCCCAAAAGAGCTGCTCTGTGACACCAGCTTCCAGCCAGACAGCGCCGTTGCCACCCATGAAGAGGCGAGTATCGCCAACCGCTTGGACCGGTTCACGGAATCGAGGGTGAAGCTGGTCGGACCACTTTTCAAGGACAAAGgcttctcgacgagctgtgACGATCATTTTTTCTTCGTTGTACCACGTCTGCACTGTCGCTTTGAGACCATAGCGAAGCGAAGCGTTGCCGGCGAACGTGACGCAAGATGGAGCGGAGGAAGGCAAACGGAAGCTGAAGGGGAAAGATGTGCGACCTTTGCGGGCCGTCCAGTATCCATTGATGGGAGCAGCTGGTAAAACGGCGTTGGAAGGAGGCAGCTTATCGCCTTGGAACATGGTGCGGTTGTAGAGGAAGAGCTGGGTAGCTGCATGATCGCGCGATGTCAActgctcgacagcttcgagctcgagagcgatCTGACCAATGCGGAGCCTCTGACTAGTAGTACACGTCAATTCGACCTTTCCGTTGATGGCACCGCCTGCTTCGAAGAGGTTGCTAGAGAGCACGACAtcgatcttgaccttgGGATGCTTGGTAACCATGTTCATGTGATCCTGTGCACGATCACGGTGCTCTACTGGATCCTCGAGACCGCCAAATTCGAGATCATAGCGAGAAGGGATGCGAACTGCCGGCGAGACGGAATGTGCACGCGAAGCCGGTCGAGAGTGCGAGACAAGGGCACGATCGAGCGAGTTGCCAAGGCTGTCGATCTCGCTGGGCGGGGGTGGAAGGCCAAGTTCGGGCTTCCAAGAGAAGGAAGTGCTTGTAGCAACACCATGCTCGTGTGACATGGGCGAGAGTGGTGTATCGTATGGCTGATGGTGCGGGTGATGATGGTAtgacgctgctgatgctgggCGTGCAGCTGTGAATGGGCTCTGAGGAGCAAACATGGTGGTAAAACGGAAGGTAGGTTGGTGCGATAGTGAAGAATGCTAGGTGTGGATATGAAAGTTCGTTGCCTCGCCGCTTTGAAACGTATCGTGATGGGTCGTAAGTGTTCGTAAAGAAGATCGTCTAGAGGGAGCTTGTGCTTTGCGGCACAGGTGCCCGACTGATCGCTGCGAGAAGCTACGTCTGCGCTGAGGAAGCTCTCTGAAGCGAAAGCGCGAGACACGACGTCGCAGCAATCTGACAATAGCGGAAGCGGATCGCAGAAATGGATGTGGTTGTGGAAGGCAGGGAAGGATGGCGGTTGAGTTGTTCACAGTCAGTCATGAGTGACACCCAAAacacaatcgtgagtgaaCCAAGCAGAAGTAGTGACGGACACGAGTCGAAAGTGCCTTAGCGTGGAAGACAAATCAACTGTGATGCACAAACTGGCAGCTCACAGCAAGTCTGTCTGTCAGTCATACGTCCATGAGTGCTGCACGTCGTCGCTGTATTATGGGCccctattcacgatttcgacTCAGACAGGCGCTGCCAGCTTAGAATCTTGAAATTCATTCAGTGCATCAACTTCTCTCTTTACTTTTCTCTCTcctgcattcacgattcttgttTTCCTCCACACAGGGGCAAGAccaacaatcgtgaatcacgaatcacgaatcgtgaaccaTGGGAATCACAAGTCGTAAGCGCACAAACTGGAAATCTGGGCGCTGGACCCCTGTCTGCTCTGACGCGACAGCGCGAGCTACAAAGCACGAGacacaagtcacgagtattcacgatcaaCACAAAAcatcactcgtgactgaatcAAGGCTAGCATACATCAAGTTGGCATCCTTCGTCAGCGGCGTTTGAGCTTCTTTTGATGATTGCAAGACACTTTTCACCTACAGGCAGATAGGACACATAGGGACTAGGCAGCTGCAGGCAGACAAGTGTCTTTGTGTGAGAGCCCTGTTGACAAGCCTGGTTCCCCTTCCGTCAGTTAGCACAGCTTTACCGTCTTCAACGACTTCCAGCAGGTTGCTTTCCATCAAGCGACATCGATCTGTTTTGCTGAACAAAGCGCCAGCTCTTCTCACCGTCGCCCGTCGCCCGTCTCCCTGTTGAATTCTTTTTCCAGGCGATCGTGATCCGTGCTCATCTCAAATCATCACGACTAGCGGCAGTCACAACACGAGCTTCGTCCAGAAAGCCAATCTCTTCGAGGCAAAAGCAAGAAAAACATCACGACgaggagaaagagaaaaGAGAGAATACAGTCTGCTTTTTTGGGGGTGCGTAGCGTCGGTCGACGGATGTCAAGGGTGCAGAACGTGTGGTTTTGGGCGCCAGATTCGTGCCTCGCAACATCTCACGATCCGCTTCTTGGCGCGGACTGGACATGTGAGGTCAACAAATATGGGGAAACAGCGGAGTCTGGTTATCGTATGAGAGCGCATAAAAAACAAGGAGCGTCTTGCACGTGTACAAGCGTCAGCTCCACTTTTGACCCACATTGGGCAGCAAAATGGTGATGAAAGCATCTGCCGTCCAAGGTCGGTGTAGACGAACGGCTTATTTTGCTGCCAGCCTTGGGCCTCGCTAGACCTCAAACTTAGGCGAGCGAGGGGAAGGCGTTCTTGTCGGCAAGGTTGACCGAAACGTTGCCGCCACGGCCACCACGGCCACCACGACCGCGGCCAGCGCCACGCTCGCCACGCGCGCCGCCACGAGCACCACCGCGAGCACCGCCACGGCCGCCACGCTGAACAGCGGGCTGGTTGAAGGTCTGCtcaatgtcgagcagctgcttgccctCCTTCTGGGTGCGCGTCTTAGCCTTCTGAGTCTTGGTCGAGGCAAAGTAGTCGgcctcctccttctcgtGCTTGGTCAGCTTGGCGTAGGCAGAGTCGTCGGTGGCAACCTCACGGGGAGCCTTGCTCTCAATGTTAAGCTTCTTGCCAGCCTGGGCGGCGAGGTACTGGTCGAGGGTCATGGTcttgtcctcctcctcctcgggCACCTTCTCGGCCTCAGCAGGCGTGGCAGTGGCGCCAGCTTCAGCACCTTCAGCCTGGGCATCGGCCTCGGCCTTTTGCTCGTTgtcgagctccttcttgCCGTCCTCACCGCCCCAACCCTGGGCGACAGCCTTCTGAGAGTCGACGCGGTCGGTCTGCGAGTGACGGTCAAAGGCGCGGCCTCGGGGAGCACCGCGACCACGGCCACGGCCACCACGACCGCGGCTCTCGCCATTACGGGGACGGCCAGCACGGGCATCCTTTTGCTGCTCACCCTCAACAGCGTCAGCACCGGCAGCGGCACGGGGGGCACCGTTGCGGGCACCGCCGCGGCGCTGGTTGCCGGCACCGGGAATGTTGCGCTGGGGCGCAGGGGTGGCGGCAGGGGCAGCAGCCTTAGCGGGAGCGGCCTTTGGGGCGgcgacgtcgtcgtcgtctgacAATTGGGGCAAAGGGCACAAATAGAAAGACAAATATGTCGATCAGCATGCGTGAATCCAGATAGCATTCAGGGATGTCTGCTGGCTCAGACATCGAGAAGAATACGCCAAGCTGGCTGGGCGAGCGGAAGAGCAACTTCGGTCTATGTCGGCGGCAGGCGTAGCCCGCATGTTGCCAGAAGGGGATTGTACTTACCACCAAGGATGGCGAATAGGTTCTTGGTTGCGACCGACATTGCGTACGGTCGTCTTTGATCCTTTCAGGCGTAGACTGCGGTGGTGAATCAGCgggtgatggtgaagaCTTATGTGTCAGTGTGCGGTGTTCTCGAGTGAAAGATAATGTGTGCTGTTGCCATGTCTTTGGTTCAGCAGTCAAGAGCAATGAGGAAGGCAAACAAAACCAAACGCGTGTTGGCATGTGTCACACATGGCTGTATACGGTCGCGTGTGCATGTGTGTAGGCATTTCCTTCACTTGTATTCTCCTCGGGGCTGCGTGGTTTGGGCCACGAGTCAATGGATCCTGTGACGTTTCGCGCGCAAAGTCGAGATTGGAGCGACCAATGCAAACCTCGGTCGATGACCAGAATGCAGGCTAGGAACCGGCTTTCGAGCAGGAAACGGCTCGCCTCACAGAACGCGGCCAACCGCGTATTACGCCTTGTCGCAACGGGTGCAAGAGGCGATGCTGGATCGGAATCGAAATGCCTGCGTAGTGCCGGACACGCTCTAAACGCCGTTTTGTCGAGAAAACATAGCGGAAGTTGGAGTTGATAGATACTAACCTTCTACAAAGGAGTGAAACGCGGCAAGAGTCTGGAAGAGGCGAAAAAGAAAGTCGAAACACGGCGGGCCAAGACAGGAACAAGACAGGAACGAGTCAGTCGAGATGTTTTTGCCAATCGAAAAGAGAGATGTCCAAGCAGAAGCTGGTAGAACCGAACGAGGTTGGAATTTAGTAATGCTAGCCTTGTTGTACCTGGCTAGAGGTACAACACTGCAGCAAGACTAGAtcggacgaggaagaagtGTAGGTTCGatcgctcggcttgctgTGAATGGTCGGCTTCTGATCGTAGCTCCCAGTGGCTCCCCGTTACGTAAAGAGATGACGGAAGAGGTTGCTGCTGAAACTGAATCGTGGGCTCTGCCAAAATGTCGAAGAGCGAGCTGACCATCACCTTCTTGTATTCCCACCTTCGAAGTACACGCTCCCAAATTGAAAGCGTTGTAATGACCAcgttggctgctgctgagacTGACTTGTTGTTGATAGGGGT of Mycosarcoma maydis chromosome 7, whole genome shotgun sequence contains these proteins:
- a CDS encoding uncharacterized protein (related to RAY38 protein); its protein translation is MSVATKNLFAILGDDDDVAAPKAAPAKAAAPAATPAPQRNIPGAGNQRRGGARNGAPRAAAGADAVEGEQQKDARAGRPRNGESRGRGGRGRGRGAPRGRAFDRHSQTDRVDSQKAVAQGWGGEDGKKELDNEQKAEADAQAEGAEAGATATPAEAEKVPEEEEDKTMTLDQYLAAQAGKKLNIESKAPREVATDDSAYAKLTKHEKEEADYFASTKTQKAKTRTQKEGKQLLDIEQTFNQPAVQRGGRGGARGGARGGARGERGAGRGRGGRGGRGGNVSVNLADKNAFPSLA